A portion of the Apis mellifera strain DH4 linkage group LG6, Amel_HAv3.1, whole genome shotgun sequence genome contains these proteins:
- the LOC727180 gene encoding Fanconi anemia group D2 protein isoform X2 has translation MDKRKLKFKSLHKNLISSQVSSTSDIYETRSLIEQLPKNNSTLLAGKVFSTQKSTILKKRRDDCSTIRNEYETNKHTNLSNVSIMLEKNINTNSTINCKFIEFLYESGIKLNSDAPHILCKDVIIVQKKMKELLNSKKYKKIELITLMEKYFENEQNFKNALIDMELFIDGEISNILYSSSLIKILLQVSELHPEIYNSLFSKLNEAVLIADSNESVSWALPLLQQFRFLDVITNSDVFISNIEQLLESCPSWFQSELIMFLPDIIIDKQHQTIAEILNRILEENSELINLILNCMTNLNLGKEYLNEYKEKTLNLLKTNIKVNAISAIIKFVLEDYTNLEIFEKTLKILRDTDIQPLIGEKIEECYQNQLDIINTLKMNMLLSKNIVNTTIIVIKNIIKDPKPLDIILLLLIYLMAETKRKTVETIFKQHIRSGFYRTSLLNLLYNNYKQIVQELQPIALQISSNLLKSDERVYVDFSIDWLRLQFKCHKENMFKQREILERIIFLMGDNDQTIKNTLTFLCKMVTKEEDRQFLTPHCNHLRILLEKMDNLNLKEVGTLNDLLQHLCTNSNSITDSLRDDLFILLQKQLSNFKPLTKSKGVLGAVMAIKHLMQKTESDGAYNLFKTVLNNVKNCSRSQALFYDQLTYVILQTQNINKKFIKKLTNHIEEEFINKNMIDKTNYRGDLVPKFGLNKSEDEPQKCVLTFEDKKYGAIVPISFKLLRTCYIRLNENEDLNAIDSLLGCAILMPEDLEITENFVIDLVICCINWFREVINGFVTQKDSLLQKQVLQRLDNLIALQSELNTLFSLCDIKYQPPPCYFYQFPLPPFIRIDKKIGKKGKKGKKKVKEKCLSLNIKDWELGSLICSKNPIYFRKFDATIVYLLDLKMEMDTQSVEHNISVKQVCFIVQELLGIFEHDANEKFIKDLIELLPKICTKLRDIVDILREQNDHQSKEAVRLLLCLLTKIFNWKGFESVTYNILLRDGLRILASQIDENNITLKSCKELVTESCKYFESLCDVTTQISLSISLINMCQSLMKHSESYTNQNKEKYAKMAFGFLCLQWPEDNHTSIQYKSAVIELLNNWINNEPFPLQTVTTILDWLPNEISKLEKAQNNLNRIPSITRSNFHFLFKKMFDGLINGIKIALPMTERDPKRIEIWYEVAENVQKLVQICKTLTTKNNILIFLKNMPILLKFFLNLGMPILEHNLKYQTEDVTKILKMMQGGTRYLHTICCDSAEKKDLTLTKYIPVAKSILERLIYSVKGMLVLNNSPTAFWMGNLVNKNLEGQEIFSQNLSSEESSVPNSNIIDDATNISSDILESDSNDDLPDEDNVP, from the exons atggataaaagaaaattaaaatttaaaagtttacataaaaatttaataagtagtCAAGTATCTTCAACAAGTGATATATATGAAACCAGATCTTTAATTGAACAGTTaccaaaaaataatagtacatTATTAGCCGGAAAAGTTTTTTCAACCCAAA AATCtacaattttaaagaaaagacgAGATGATTGTAGCACTATacgaaatgaatatgaaaCTAATAAAcatacaaatttatcaaatgtttCAATCatgttggaaaaaaatattaatacaaattctactataaattgtaaatttattgaatttttgtatGAATCAGgcatcaaattaaattcagaTGCCCCACATATACTTT gtaAAGATGTCATAatagttcaaaaaaaaatgaaagaattacttaattcaaaaaaatataaaaaaattgaattaattactctaatggaaaaatattttgaaaatgaacaaaattttaaaaatgctttGATTGatatggaattatttattgatggtgaaatatcaaatatcttatatagttcatctcttataaaaattttgttacaagTTTCAGAATTACATCCAGAAATATATAACAGTCTTTTCTCAAAACTTAATGAAGCTGTTCTTATAgc agattCTAATGAATCAGTATCTTGGGCTCTTCCATTATTACAACAATTTCGTTTTTTAGATGTTATAACTAATTCTGATGTTTTTATCAGTAACATAGAACAACTTTTAGAATCATGTCCTTCATGGTTTCAAAGTGAACTTATTATGTTCTTAcctgatattataattgataagcAACATCAAACTATtgctgaaattttaaataggatTTTGGAAGAGAAttctgaattaataaatttaatattgaattgtatgactaatttaaatcttggaaaagaatatttaaatgaatataaggaaaaaacactaaatttattgaaaacaaatattaaagtaaatgcAATATCAGCTATTATAAA atttgttTTAGaagattatacaaatttagaaatttttgaaaaaacattaaaaatattacgtgaTACTGATATACAACCACTTAttggagaaaaaattgaagaatgttatcaaaatcaattagatattattaatacattaaaaatgaatatgcttctttcaaaaaatatagtaaatacaactataatagttataaagaatattattaaagatccAAAGCCATTagatattattcttcttcttcttatatatttaatggcagaaacaaaaagaaaaactgttgaaactatatttaaacaaCATATACGATCTGGATTTTATAGAacaagtttattaaatttgttatataataattataaacaa attgtaCAAGAGTTACAACCAATTGCATTACAAATATCGAGTAATTTGTTAAAGTCAGATGAACGTGTATATGTTGATTTTTCCATTGACTGGTTgcgtttacaatttaaatgtcataaagaaaatatgtttaaacaaCGAGAGATattagaaagaattatattccTTATGGGAGATAATGatcaaacaattaaaaatactttaacatttctttgcaaaatggttacaaaagaagaagatagacAGTTTTTAACACCACATTGCAACCATCTTCGtattttacttgaaaaaatggataatttgaatttaaaagaagttggtacattaaatgatttattgcaACATTTATGTACAAACTCTAATTCTATAACTGATTCCTTACGTGATGACTTATTTATTCTGCTGCAAAAACAATTATCTAATTTCAAACCAct caCAAAATCTAAAGGTGTTTTAGGGGCAGTAATggcaataaaacatttaatgcAAAAGACAGAATCTGATGGagcttataatttattta aaacagtattaaataatgtaaaaaattgttcaagatCCCAAGCTTTATTTTATGATCAATTGACTTATGTTATTTTACaaacacaaaatattaataaaaaatttataaaaaaacttacaaATCATATTGAAgaggaatttattaataaaaatatgattgataaaacaaattatag AGGAGATTTAGTACCTAAATttggattaaataaatcagaaGATGAACCACAAAAATGTGTTTTAActtttgaagataaaaaatatggagCAATTGtaccaatttcttttaaacttcTTAGAACTTGTTATATTAGacttaatgaaaatgaagatttGAATGCCATAGATTCTCTCTTAGGATGTGCAATATTAATGCCAGAAGATCTTGAAATAACAGAAAATTTCGTAATAGATTTAGTAATATGTTGTATTAAttg gttTCGTGAAGTAATCAATGGTTTTGTCACACAAAAAGATTCTTTGTTACAAAAACAAGTATTACAAcgattagataatttaatagcTTTACAAAGTGAATtgaatacattattttctttgtgtGACATAAAATATCAACCACCTCcatgttatttttatcaatttccatTACCACCATTTAtaagaatagataaaaaaattggcaaaaaagggaaaaaaggaaaaaaaaaagttaaagaaaaatgtctTAGCCTTAACATTAAAGATTGGGAATTAGGTTCTCTGATATGTTctaaaaatccaatttattttagaaagttCGATGCAACg ATAGTATATttgttagatttaaaaatggaaatggatACACAATCTGTTGAACACAATATATCTGTAAAACAAGTATGTTTTATTGTTCAAGAACTTCTTGGAATCTTTGAGCATGAtgctaatgaaaaatttataaaggatttaattgaattattaccaaaaatttgtacaaaattaCGAGATATTGTGGATATTTTGAGAGAACAGAATGATCATCAAAGCAAAGAAGctgttcgattattattatgtcttctaacaaaaatttttaattggaaaggaTTTGAAAGTGTTacttataacatattattacgag atGGTTTACGAATTTTAGCAAGTCAAATTGATGAAaacaatattacattaaaatcttGCAAAGAACTTGTTACAGAATcttgtaaatatttcgaatctttATGTGATGTTACTACACaaatatcattatcaatttcattaattaatatgtgcCAATCATTAATGAAACATTCTGAATCTTATactaatcaaaataaagaaaaatatg caaaaatGGCATTTGGGTTTTTATGTCTTCAATGGCCAGAAGACAATCATACtagtattcaatataaatcagctgtaattgaattattaaacaattggaTTAATAATGAACCATTTCCATTACAAACAGTTACTACAATTTTGGATTGGTTACCAAACGAAATTTCAAAGTTGGAGAAagctcaaaataatttaaatagaataccCTCAATAACAAgaagtaattttcattttttatttaaaaaaatgtttgatggATTAATTAATGGTATAAAAATAGCATTACCAATGACTGAAAg agatcctaaaagaatagaaatatggTATGAAGTTGCAGAAAACGTGCAAAAGTTAGTTCAAATATGTAAAACATTAacaactaaaaataatatattgatatttttaaaaaatatgcctATTTTgctaaagttttttttaaatcttggaATGCCAATTTTAGAACATAATTTAAAGTACCAAACAGAAGATGtaacgaaaatattgaaaatgatgcaag GAGGTACGCGATATTTACACACAATTTGTTGTGATAGTGCAGAAAAGAAAGATCTtacattaacaaaatatattcctgTAGCAAAATCTATATTAGAAAGATTGATTTACAGTGTAAAAGGAATGTTAGTTCTTAATAATAGTCCAACTGCATTTTGGATGGGTAATcttgttaataaaaacttagaaggtcaagaaattttttctcag aatttatcatCTGAAGAAAGTTCTGTACCAAATTCTAACATAATTGATGATGCAACTAATATATCATCAGATATATTAGAAAGTGATTCTAATGATGATCTTCCTGATGAAGATAATGtaccataa
- the LOC727180 gene encoding Fanconi anemia group D2 protein isoform X1 has product MDKRKLKFKSLHKNLISSQVSSTSDIYETRSLIEQLPKNNSTLLAGKVFSTQSENKSSNNDIFLHEIHKKKLNEKSRKRKSSNHDTSKYDSDNDIGFPLAESTILKKRRDDCSTIRNEYETNKHTNLSNVSIMLEKNINTNSTINCKFIEFLYESGIKLNSDAPHILCKDVIIVQKKMKELLNSKKYKKIELITLMEKYFENEQNFKNALIDMELFIDGEISNILYSSSLIKILLQVSELHPEIYNSLFSKLNEAVLIADSNESVSWALPLLQQFRFLDVITNSDVFISNIEQLLESCPSWFQSELIMFLPDIIIDKQHQTIAEILNRILEENSELINLILNCMTNLNLGKEYLNEYKEKTLNLLKTNIKVNAISAIIKFVLEDYTNLEIFEKTLKILRDTDIQPLIGEKIEECYQNQLDIINTLKMNMLLSKNIVNTTIIVIKNIIKDPKPLDIILLLLIYLMAETKRKTVETIFKQHIRSGFYRTSLLNLLYNNYKQIVQELQPIALQISSNLLKSDERVYVDFSIDWLRLQFKCHKENMFKQREILERIIFLMGDNDQTIKNTLTFLCKMVTKEEDRQFLTPHCNHLRILLEKMDNLNLKEVGTLNDLLQHLCTNSNSITDSLRDDLFILLQKQLSNFKPLTKSKGVLGAVMAIKHLMQKTESDGAYNLFKTVLNNVKNCSRSQALFYDQLTYVILQTQNINKKFIKKLTNHIEEEFINKNMIDKTNYRGDLVPKFGLNKSEDEPQKCVLTFEDKKYGAIVPISFKLLRTCYIRLNENEDLNAIDSLLGCAILMPEDLEITENFVIDLVICCINWFREVINGFVTQKDSLLQKQVLQRLDNLIALQSELNTLFSLCDIKYQPPPCYFYQFPLPPFIRIDKKIGKKGKKGKKKVKEKCLSLNIKDWELGSLICSKNPIYFRKFDATIVYLLDLKMEMDTQSVEHNISVKQVCFIVQELLGIFEHDANEKFIKDLIELLPKICTKLRDIVDILREQNDHQSKEAVRLLLCLLTKIFNWKGFESVTYNILLRDGLRILASQIDENNITLKSCKELVTESCKYFESLCDVTTQISLSISLINMCQSLMKHSESYTNQNKEKYAKMAFGFLCLQWPEDNHTSIQYKSAVIELLNNWINNEPFPLQTVTTILDWLPNEISKLEKAQNNLNRIPSITRSNFHFLFKKMFDGLINGIKIALPMTERDPKRIEIWYEVAENVQKLVQICKTLTTKNNILIFLKNMPILLKFFLNLGMPILEHNLKYQTEDVTKILKMMQGGTRYLHTICCDSAEKKDLTLTKYIPVAKSILERLIYSVKGMLVLNNSPTAFWMGNLVNKNLEGQEIFSQNLSSEESSVPNSNIIDDATNISSDILESDSNDDLPDEDNVP; this is encoded by the exons atggataaaagaaaattaaaatttaaaagtttacataaaaatttaataagtagtCAAGTATCTTCAACAAGTGATATATATGAAACCAGATCTTTAATTGAACAGTTaccaaaaaataatagtacatTATTAGCCGGAAAAGTTTTTTCAACCCAAA gtgaaaataaatcatcaaataacgatatatttttacatgaaatacataaaaaaaaattaaatgaaaaatcacgTAAACGAAAATCGTCAAATCATGATACATCAAAATATGATAGTGACAATGATATAGGTTTTCCTTTGGCAGAATCtacaattttaaagaaaagacgAGATGATTGTAGCACTATacgaaatgaatatgaaaCTAATAAAcatacaaatttatcaaatgtttCAATCatgttggaaaaaaatattaatacaaattctactataaattgtaaatttattgaatttttgtatGAATCAGgcatcaaattaaattcagaTGCCCCACATATACTTT gtaAAGATGTCATAatagttcaaaaaaaaatgaaagaattacttaattcaaaaaaatataaaaaaattgaattaattactctaatggaaaaatattttgaaaatgaacaaaattttaaaaatgctttGATTGatatggaattatttattgatggtgaaatatcaaatatcttatatagttcatctcttataaaaattttgttacaagTTTCAGAATTACATCCAGAAATATATAACAGTCTTTTCTCAAAACTTAATGAAGCTGTTCTTATAgc agattCTAATGAATCAGTATCTTGGGCTCTTCCATTATTACAACAATTTCGTTTTTTAGATGTTATAACTAATTCTGATGTTTTTATCAGTAACATAGAACAACTTTTAGAATCATGTCCTTCATGGTTTCAAAGTGAACTTATTATGTTCTTAcctgatattataattgataagcAACATCAAACTATtgctgaaattttaaataggatTTTGGAAGAGAAttctgaattaataaatttaatattgaattgtatgactaatttaaatcttggaaaagaatatttaaatgaatataaggaaaaaacactaaatttattgaaaacaaatattaaagtaaatgcAATATCAGCTATTATAAA atttgttTTAGaagattatacaaatttagaaatttttgaaaaaacattaaaaatattacgtgaTACTGATATACAACCACTTAttggagaaaaaattgaagaatgttatcaaaatcaattagatattattaatacattaaaaatgaatatgcttctttcaaaaaatatagtaaatacaactataatagttataaagaatattattaaagatccAAAGCCATTagatattattcttcttcttcttatatatttaatggcagaaacaaaaagaaaaactgttgaaactatatttaaacaaCATATACGATCTGGATTTTATAGAacaagtttattaaatttgttatataataattataaacaa attgtaCAAGAGTTACAACCAATTGCATTACAAATATCGAGTAATTTGTTAAAGTCAGATGAACGTGTATATGTTGATTTTTCCATTGACTGGTTgcgtttacaatttaaatgtcataaagaaaatatgtttaaacaaCGAGAGATattagaaagaattatattccTTATGGGAGATAATGatcaaacaattaaaaatactttaacatttctttgcaaaatggttacaaaagaagaagatagacAGTTTTTAACACCACATTGCAACCATCTTCGtattttacttgaaaaaatggataatttgaatttaaaagaagttggtacattaaatgatttattgcaACATTTATGTACAAACTCTAATTCTATAACTGATTCCTTACGTGATGACTTATTTATTCTGCTGCAAAAACAATTATCTAATTTCAAACCAct caCAAAATCTAAAGGTGTTTTAGGGGCAGTAATggcaataaaacatttaatgcAAAAGACAGAATCTGATGGagcttataatttattta aaacagtattaaataatgtaaaaaattgttcaagatCCCAAGCTTTATTTTATGATCAATTGACTTATGTTATTTTACaaacacaaaatattaataaaaaatttataaaaaaacttacaaATCATATTGAAgaggaatttattaataaaaatatgattgataaaacaaattatag AGGAGATTTAGTACCTAAATttggattaaataaatcagaaGATGAACCACAAAAATGTGTTTTAActtttgaagataaaaaatatggagCAATTGtaccaatttcttttaaacttcTTAGAACTTGTTATATTAGacttaatgaaaatgaagatttGAATGCCATAGATTCTCTCTTAGGATGTGCAATATTAATGCCAGAAGATCTTGAAATAACAGAAAATTTCGTAATAGATTTAGTAATATGTTGTATTAAttg gttTCGTGAAGTAATCAATGGTTTTGTCACACAAAAAGATTCTTTGTTACAAAAACAAGTATTACAAcgattagataatttaatagcTTTACAAAGTGAATtgaatacattattttctttgtgtGACATAAAATATCAACCACCTCcatgttatttttatcaatttccatTACCACCATTTAtaagaatagataaaaaaattggcaaaaaagggaaaaaaggaaaaaaaaaagttaaagaaaaatgtctTAGCCTTAACATTAAAGATTGGGAATTAGGTTCTCTGATATGTTctaaaaatccaatttattttagaaagttCGATGCAACg ATAGTATATttgttagatttaaaaatggaaatggatACACAATCTGTTGAACACAATATATCTGTAAAACAAGTATGTTTTATTGTTCAAGAACTTCTTGGAATCTTTGAGCATGAtgctaatgaaaaatttataaaggatttaattgaattattaccaaaaatttgtacaaaattaCGAGATATTGTGGATATTTTGAGAGAACAGAATGATCATCAAAGCAAAGAAGctgttcgattattattatgtcttctaacaaaaatttttaattggaaaggaTTTGAAAGTGTTacttataacatattattacgag atGGTTTACGAATTTTAGCAAGTCAAATTGATGAAaacaatattacattaaaatcttGCAAAGAACTTGTTACAGAATcttgtaaatatttcgaatctttATGTGATGTTACTACACaaatatcattatcaatttcattaattaatatgtgcCAATCATTAATGAAACATTCTGAATCTTATactaatcaaaataaagaaaaatatg caaaaatGGCATTTGGGTTTTTATGTCTTCAATGGCCAGAAGACAATCATACtagtattcaatataaatcagctgtaattgaattattaaacaattggaTTAATAATGAACCATTTCCATTACAAACAGTTACTACAATTTTGGATTGGTTACCAAACGAAATTTCAAAGTTGGAGAAagctcaaaataatttaaatagaataccCTCAATAACAAgaagtaattttcattttttatttaaaaaaatgtttgatggATTAATTAATGGTATAAAAATAGCATTACCAATGACTGAAAg agatcctaaaagaatagaaatatggTATGAAGTTGCAGAAAACGTGCAAAAGTTAGTTCAAATATGTAAAACATTAacaactaaaaataatatattgatatttttaaaaaatatgcctATTTTgctaaagttttttttaaatcttggaATGCCAATTTTAGAACATAATTTAAAGTACCAAACAGAAGATGtaacgaaaatattgaaaatgatgcaag GAGGTACGCGATATTTACACACAATTTGTTGTGATAGTGCAGAAAAGAAAGATCTtacattaacaaaatatattcctgTAGCAAAATCTATATTAGAAAGATTGATTTACAGTGTAAAAGGAATGTTAGTTCTTAATAATAGTCCAACTGCATTTTGGATGGGTAATcttgttaataaaaacttagaaggtcaagaaattttttctcag aatttatcatCTGAAGAAAGTTCTGTACCAAATTCTAACATAATTGATGATGCAACTAATATATCATCAGATATATTAGAAAGTGATTCTAATGATGATCTTCCTGATGAAGATAATGtaccataa